The Hymenobacter sp. 5317J-9 genome has a window encoding:
- a CDS encoding amidohydrolase family protein, with protein sequence MKIATPRLPLAAGLALLGTAAAAQPGTFPRNGVYDQRPGVFAFTHATLFTDYKTKISDATLLVRDGKVVTAGPAAAVKIPAGAVVQDVRGKFIYPGFVDVYTSYGVPEIPAAQRQSRRVGPQFDSQKTGAYSWNQAIHPEVNAAEQFKINNDQATAYRALGFGAVLTQQADGIMRGTAALVSLNTNRREQEVMLLEKAASGLSFDKGTSTQDYPGSLMGSIALLRQTYLDAQWNQRSPSRERNLSLQALSQQKALPAIFQVSDKLSALRADKLGDEAGQQYIIKGRGDEYQRLDDLKKTGAAFVLPLNFPDAYDVADVYDALRIPLEDLKHWELAPANAARLSQAGVPFALTAADLKDKKKFLPNLRKAAQYGLSETAALQALTETPARLLRAQDRVGALKPGMEANFIVCSANLLADDNVLLDNWVQGERYQLSTVPADYRGVYSLKIGSQPEGRFLIQGKPEAPELKIVPTAGDTLKGNLTVTSDLATVVFNPADRKKKKGEKEPDKKPAAEGSVRLSGYYTQEGRVFQGDGLLADGTPVKWRAVRQEEATRAAKRDSAKATPAPVLGSVMFPFAAYGRAAMPSQQPTLIKNATVWTSDAAGKLESTDVLLENGKITKIGKNLSLPKGARSIDGTGKHLAPGIIDEHSHLAISGGVNEGTQAVTSEVRIGDVVDNEDVGIYRDLAGGVVAAQLLHGSANPIGGQSALVKMRWGATPEDMKIAGAPGFIKFALGENVKQSNWGEMNVLRFPQTRMGTEQVFVDAFTRAKEYEQEWKAWNKLGKSKQQKGEAPRRDLELEALVEILNQQRFITCHSYVQSEINMLLNVADRLGFKVNTFTHILEGYKVADKMKAHGVNASTFSDWWAYKNEVKDAIPYNAAIMTRAGLNVAINSDDAEMSRRLNQEAAKTVKYGGLTEEEALRLVTINPAKMLHLDARMGSIKEGKDADVVLWSDNPLSIYAHPEYTFVDGREMFSLAADAALRADIQKERQRLVQAMLTAKKGGAPTQAAPGKAQGLWHCDTLGEEKELAK encoded by the coding sequence ATGAAAATTGCTACTCCACGGCTGCCGTTGGCGGCCGGCCTAGCGCTGCTGGGCACGGCCGCTGCGGCCCAGCCCGGCACCTTCCCGCGCAACGGCGTGTACGACCAGCGCCCGGGCGTATTCGCCTTCACCCACGCCACGCTATTCACTGACTACAAGACCAAAATCAGCGACGCCACGCTGCTGGTGCGGGACGGAAAAGTGGTGACTGCCGGCCCGGCGGCGGCCGTAAAAATCCCGGCCGGGGCCGTGGTGCAGGACGTGCGCGGCAAGTTCATCTACCCGGGGTTTGTGGATGTGTACACTAGCTACGGCGTGCCCGAAATTCCGGCCGCGCAGCGCCAGAGCCGGCGCGTAGGCCCGCAGTTCGACAGTCAGAAAACCGGCGCCTACAGCTGGAACCAGGCCATTCACCCGGAGGTGAACGCCGCCGAGCAGTTCAAAATCAACAACGACCAGGCCACGGCCTACCGGGCGCTGGGCTTCGGGGCCGTGCTCACGCAGCAGGCCGACGGCATCATGCGCGGCACGGCGGCGCTGGTGAGTTTGAACACCAACCGGCGCGAGCAGGAGGTAATGCTACTGGAAAAAGCCGCCTCGGGGTTGTCGTTCGACAAGGGCACGAGCACCCAGGACTACCCGGGCTCGCTCATGGGCAGCATTGCGCTGCTGCGCCAAACCTACCTCGACGCCCAGTGGAACCAGCGCAGCCCCAGCCGCGAGCGCAACCTCTCGCTGCAGGCGCTGAGCCAGCAAAAGGCGCTGCCGGCCATTTTCCAGGTGAGCGACAAGCTCTCGGCCCTGCGCGCCGATAAGCTGGGCGACGAAGCCGGCCAGCAATACATCATTAAGGGCCGGGGCGACGAGTACCAGCGCCTCGACGACCTGAAAAAGACGGGCGCCGCCTTCGTGCTGCCCCTTAACTTCCCGGATGCCTACGACGTGGCCGACGTGTACGATGCCCTGCGCATTCCGCTCGAAGACCTGAAGCACTGGGAGTTGGCGCCCGCCAACGCCGCTAGGCTCAGCCAGGCCGGTGTGCCCTTTGCCCTCACGGCTGCCGACCTGAAGGACAAAAAGAAATTCCTGCCCAACCTGCGCAAAGCGGCCCAGTACGGCCTGAGCGAAACCGCGGCGCTGCAGGCCCTCACCGAAACGCCCGCGCGCCTGCTGCGCGCCCAGGACCGGGTCGGGGCGCTGAAGCCGGGCATGGAAGCCAATTTCATCGTGTGCTCGGCCAACTTGCTTGCCGACGACAACGTGTTGCTCGACAATTGGGTGCAGGGCGAGCGGTACCAGCTAAGCACCGTGCCAGCCGACTACCGCGGCGTGTACAGCCTGAAAATCGGCAGCCAGCCCGAGGGCCGCTTCCTGATTCAGGGCAAGCCCGAGGCACCGGAACTCAAAATTGTGCCCACGGCCGGCGACACCCTCAAAGGCAACCTGACCGTGACCAGCGACCTGGCCACAGTGGTATTCAACCCGGCTGATAGAAAAAAGAAGAAAGGGGAGAAGGAGCCCGACAAAAAGCCCGCCGCCGAGGGCTCAGTGCGGCTGAGCGGCTACTACACGCAGGAGGGCCGCGTGTTTCAGGGCGATGGACTGCTGGCCGATGGCACGCCGGTAAAATGGCGGGCGGTGCGGCAGGAAGAAGCCACCCGCGCCGCCAAGCGTGACTCGGCCAAAGCGACCCCGGCGCCGGTGCTGGGCAGCGTGATGTTCCCGTTTGCTGCCTACGGCCGGGCGGCCATGCCCAGCCAGCAGCCCACGCTCATCAAGAACGCCACGGTGTGGACCAGCGACGCCGCCGGCAAGCTGGAAAGCACCGATGTGCTGCTGGAAAACGGCAAAATCACGAAGATTGGCAAAAACCTGAGCCTGCCCAAGGGCGCCCGCAGCATCGACGGCACGGGCAAGCACCTGGCGCCGGGTATCATCGACGAGCACTCGCACCTGGCCATTTCGGGCGGGGTGAACGAGGGCACCCAAGCTGTAACCAGCGAAGTCCGCATTGGGGATGTTGTTGACAACGAGGACGTGGGGATTTACCGCGACCTAGCCGGCGGGGTGGTGGCCGCGCAGCTGCTGCACGGCTCGGCTAACCCCATCGGCGGGCAGTCGGCGCTGGTGAAGATGCGCTGGGGCGCCACGCCTGAGGACATGAAAATTGCCGGTGCGCCGGGCTTCATCAAGTTTGCCCTGGGCGAAAACGTGAAGCAGAGCAACTGGGGCGAGATGAACGTGCTGCGCTTCCCGCAGACGCGCATGGGCACCGAGCAGGTGTTCGTGGACGCCTTCACCCGCGCTAAGGAGTACGAGCAGGAGTGGAAGGCCTGGAACAAGCTCGGCAAAAGCAAGCAGCAAAAGGGCGAGGCCCCGCGCCGCGACCTGGAGCTGGAGGCGCTGGTCGAAATCCTGAACCAGCAGCGCTTCATCACCTGCCACAGCTACGTGCAGAGCGAAATCAACATGCTGCTGAACGTGGCCGACCGCCTGGGCTTCAAGGTGAACACCTTCACCCACATTCTGGAAGGCTACAAGGTGGCCGACAAAATGAAGGCCCACGGCGTGAACGCCAGCACCTTCTCGGACTGGTGGGCCTATAAGAACGAGGTGAAGGACGCCATCCCGTACAACGCGGCCATCATGACGCGGGCCGGGCTGAACGTGGCCATCAACTCCGATGACGCCGAGATGAGCCGCCGCCTCAACCAGGAAGCCGCCAAAACGGTGAAATACGGCGGGCTAACCGAAGAAGAGGCGCTGCGCCTGGTCACCATCAACCCGGCCAAAATGCTGCACCTCGACGCCCGGATGGGTTCCATCAAGGAAGGCAAGGACGCCGACGTGGTGCTCTGGTCCGACAACCCGCTCAGCATCTACGCCCACCCGGAATACACGTTTGTGGACGGCCGCGAAATGTTCAGCCTGGCGGCCGACGCCGCCCTGCGCGCCGACATTCAAAAGGAGCGCCAGCGCCTGGTGCAAGCCATGCTGACGGCCAAAAAAGGCGGCGCGCCCACCCAGGCCGCCCCCGGCAAAGCCCAGGGCCTGTGGCACTGCGACACCCTCGGCGAAGAAAAAGAACTAGCTAAATAG
- a CDS encoding DUF2945 domain-containing protein, which yields MRKGTKVSWKYGTGTATGKIESVHKESISRTIKGAEIHRNGSADDPALVIVQDNGDRVLKLKSEVKAAS from the coding sequence ATGCGCAAGGGCACCAAAGTTTCCTGGAAATACGGCACCGGCACCGCCACCGGCAAAATTGAGTCTGTGCACAAAGAGTCCATCTCCCGCACCATCAAGGGCGCCGAAATTCACCGCAACGGCTCGGCCGACGACCCGGCCCTGGTCATCGTGCAGGACAACGGCGACAGGGTGCTCAAGCTCAAAAGCGAAGTGAAGGCCGCCAGTTAA
- a CDS encoding DUF418 domain-containing protein produces the protein MCLANLFTGFAAWNEPGGVPAAQLPTAATDPAAAFLIRALVDGKFYSLFSLLFGVGFAVQLQSATARGDAQLLTYRRRLWVMLGIGLVHLLFIWPGDILAFYALVGLLLVRLRHLPDRAIGRWAVGLLLLPVPLWAVFWLGGGWQARLPLTPAAPFYAVAQALDQPLHITSFYQVVANSDWVFFAKAMRSGFFYRAGDLLFQWRICKVLAMFLLGLWVGRHQVSRQLDAYRPLLRRVALGGLVLGLAASLLNAYLDHGRAYNLGQTPGLSFAVLYALGVAPLALGYAATFALAWRRPGAQQVLRQLAPLGRMALTCYLSQSFIGAFLFYGLGLGWAGKVGPTLLWPLAAGVVGGQLLFCRWWLKRYQFGPAEWVWRSLSYRRAQPLRRKAALAAAA, from the coding sequence GTGTGCCTGGCCAATCTGTTTACGGGGTTTGCGGCCTGGAACGAGCCGGGCGGGGTGCCGGCCGCCCAGCTGCCCACCGCCGCCACCGACCCGGCCGCCGCCTTCCTCATTCGGGCGCTGGTCGACGGCAAGTTCTACTCGCTGTTTTCGCTGCTGTTTGGGGTGGGCTTTGCGGTGCAGCTGCAAAGCGCCACCGCCCGGGGCGACGCGCAACTGCTGACGTATCGGCGGCGCCTGTGGGTGATGCTGGGCATCGGGCTGGTGCACCTGCTGTTCATCTGGCCCGGCGATATTCTGGCCTTTTACGCGCTGGTGGGGCTGCTGCTGGTACGGCTGCGCCACCTGCCCGACCGGGCCATTGGCCGCTGGGCCGTGGGGCTGCTGCTGCTGCCGGTGCCGCTGTGGGCCGTGTTCTGGCTGGGCGGCGGCTGGCAGGCCCGGTTGCCGCTCACGCCGGCGGCGCCATTCTACGCCGTGGCCCAGGCCCTCGACCAGCCCCTGCACATCACCTCCTTCTACCAGGTGGTAGCCAATTCCGACTGGGTCTTTTTCGCGAAAGCCATGCGCTCGGGCTTCTTCTACCGGGCCGGCGACTTGCTTTTTCAATGGCGCATCTGCAAGGTGCTGGCCATGTTTCTGCTGGGGCTGTGGGTGGGCCGGCACCAGGTATCCCGGCAGCTCGATGCCTACCGGCCCCTGTTGCGGCGCGTAGCTTTGGGCGGATTGGTACTGGGCCTGGCCGCCAGCCTGCTCAACGCCTACCTCGACCACGGCCGCGCCTACAACCTGGGCCAGACGCCGGGGCTGTCCTTTGCCGTGCTATATGCGCTGGGCGTGGCGCCGTTGGCGCTGGGCTACGCGGCCACGTTTGCGCTGGCCTGGCGTCGGCCGGGTGCCCAGCAGGTACTGCGCCAATTAGCCCCGCTGGGGCGCATGGCCCTCACTTGCTACCTCAGCCAGAGCTTCATTGGCGCTTTCCTGTTTTACGGGCTGGGCCTAGGGTGGGCGGGCAAGGTAGGGCCCACGCTGCTCTGGCCCCTGGCCGCAGGCGTTGTGGGCGGCCAGCTCCTGTTCTGCCGCTGGTGGCTGAAACGCTACCAGTTTGGGCCGGCCGAATGGGTATGGCGCAGCCTCAGCTACCGGCGGGCACAGCCGCTACGCCGCAAGGCGGCACTGGCCGCGGCGGCATAG
- a CDS encoding amino acid permease, producing the protein MASIFAKKPLSVLLGEANASGHGTLQRTLGAGNLVALGVGAIIGAGLFVRTAAAAAQASGPGVTLAFILAAFGCVFAGLCYAEFAAMIPIAGSAYTYAYTTMGEFVAWVIGWALVMEYALGAATVSIAWSEYLNKLLEVFGTSIPYSLCHSPFEHAVINNVEQHGIVNLPALFIIVMLSLLLVKGTQESALFNAVIVVLKVLIVVVFIAVGWQFINSANHTPYLIPADAVVKNAAGETVRTYEGFFKHGLGGIIGGAGIVFFAFIGFDAVSTAAQEARNPKRDMPIGILGSLAICTVLYILFGHVLTGVASWREFADPALGGEASVAYAIRAHMPGYGWLATGVTVGILLGFTSVILVMLMGQSRVFFSMAKDGLMPKAFSELHPKFNTPYKSNLMLMVFVGLFAAFVPGSLAGDLTSFGTLLAFVLVSIGVWIMRRSDPDQPRPFRAPLSSPSFPLVPIMGALVCTLLIVGLDAFTLKVAVGWMLLGFIVYFLYGKQNSMLQKGVVVVPTEMEEEAFIKPDPNNL; encoded by the coding sequence ATGGCAAGTATTTTCGCCAAAAAACCCCTGTCCGTGCTTCTGGGCGAGGCCAATGCTTCCGGACACGGCACCCTGCAGCGCACGCTGGGCGCCGGCAACCTCGTGGCCCTGGGCGTGGGCGCCATCATCGGGGCGGGCCTGTTTGTGCGCACCGCCGCGGCTGCCGCGCAGGCTTCCGGGCCGGGCGTCACGCTGGCTTTCATTCTGGCGGCGTTTGGCTGCGTGTTCGCGGGCCTGTGCTACGCCGAGTTTGCGGCCATGATTCCCATTGCCGGCTCGGCCTACACCTACGCCTACACCACCATGGGCGAGTTTGTGGCCTGGGTCATCGGTTGGGCCCTCGTGATGGAATACGCCCTAGGCGCGGCTACTGTCAGCATTGCCTGGAGCGAGTACCTGAACAAGCTCTTGGAGGTCTTTGGCACCAGTATACCGTATAGTTTATGCCACTCGCCCTTCGAGCACGCCGTCATCAACAACGTGGAGCAGCACGGCATCGTCAACCTGCCGGCGTTGTTCATCATCGTGATGCTCAGCCTGCTGCTGGTGAAGGGCACGCAGGAGTCGGCCCTGTTCAACGCCGTCATCGTGGTGCTGAAGGTGCTCATCGTGGTGGTGTTCATCGCCGTGGGCTGGCAGTTCATCAACTCGGCCAACCACACGCCCTACCTCATTCCGGCCGATGCCGTGGTGAAAAACGCGGCCGGCGAAACGGTGCGCACCTACGAAGGCTTCTTCAAGCACGGCCTGGGCGGCATCATCGGCGGCGCGGGGATTGTGTTCTTTGCCTTCATTGGTTTCGACGCCGTGAGCACGGCGGCGCAGGAAGCGCGCAACCCCAAGCGCGACATGCCCATCGGCATTCTGGGTTCGTTGGCCATCTGCACGGTGCTGTACATCCTGTTCGGCCACGTGCTGACGGGCGTGGCCAGCTGGCGCGAGTTTGCCGACCCGGCGCTGGGCGGCGAAGCTTCGGTGGCCTATGCCATTCGGGCGCACATGCCCGGCTACGGCTGGCTGGCCACGGGCGTCACGGTGGGCATCCTGCTCGGTTTCACCTCGGTTATCCTCGTAATGCTCATGGGCCAGAGCCGCGTGTTCTTCTCCATGGCCAAAGACGGCCTGATGCCCAAGGCGTTTTCGGAGCTGCACCCCAAGTTCAACACCCCCTACAAGTCGAACCTGATGCTGATGGTATTTGTGGGCTTGTTTGCGGCTTTCGTGCCCGGCTCGCTGGCTGGCGACCTCACCTCGTTTGGCACGCTGCTGGCCTTCGTGCTGGTGAGCATCGGCGTGTGGATTATGCGCCGCTCCGACCCCGACCAGCCGCGTCCGTTCCGCGCGCCGCTCTCGTCGCCCAGCTTCCCGCTGGTGCCCATCATGGGTGCGCTGGTGTGCACGCTGCTCATCGTCGGCCTCGATGCGTTCACGCTGAAAGTGGCCGTGGGCTGGATGTTGCTGGGCTTCATCGTGTACTTCCTCTACGGCAAGCAAAACTCCATGCTCCAGAAGGGCGTGGTGGTGGTGCCCACCGAAATGGAGGAAGAAGCCTTCATCAAGCCCGACCCGAACAACCTGTAG
- a CDS encoding DUF4890 domain-containing protein — translation MKKTLMLLAALAFTTAGTSFAQTAPAATAPAKMHHGKGGHKDPAKKADQHAAKMAKELGLTADQETKVEQLMLARQQETQALKTKYAANKTAGRAEMKASHEKYEAQLKSILTPEQYAKFDQMKAEHRGHGKMQGGKTKVKAKA, via the coding sequence ATGAAAAAGACCCTGATGTTGCTCGCTGCCCTGGCTTTCACCACCGCCGGCACCAGCTTTGCCCAAACTGCCCCCGCTGCCACCGCCCCCGCTAAAATGCACCACGGCAAGGGCGGCCACAAAGACCCCGCTAAAAAAGCCGACCAGCACGCCGCCAAAATGGCTAAAGAGCTCGGCCTGACCGCCGACCAGGAAACCAAAGTGGAGCAGCTGATGCTGGCCCGCCAGCAGGAAACCCAAGCTCTGAAAACCAAGTACGCCGCCAACAAAACGGCTGGCCGCGCCGAAATGAAAGCCTCGCACGAGAAGTACGAAGCCCAGCTCAAGAGCATCCTCACGCCGGAGCAATACGCCAAGTTCGACCAAATGAAGGCCGAGCACCGCGGCCACGGCAAGATGCAGGGCGGCAAAACCAAGGTGAAGGCCAAAGCGTAA
- a CDS encoding MBL fold metallo-hydrolase, giving the protein MPPLPSSTASAVQIQQFYDKGLAHASYAVRCGRQVAVIDPGRDPQPYYDFADEHEADIVAVIETHPHADFVSSHLEIAQETEATIYCSKLVGAKYPHKSFDDGDRLKLGSVELHAINTPGHSPDSISILLMDELAQSRAVFTGDTLFVGDVGRPDLREDEAIGGHKREELAAELYRSTRNKLMTLPGSTRVYPAHGPGSLCGKTTSPDLDSTIAKELKTNYALQPMSQDEFIKVLLEDQPFVPKYFGHDVKLNKAGAPSFEDSIRAVPHPGSNVMLEPGVLIIDTRPAAKFRAGHLPGAINLQDGGKFETWLGSVVGPGEKFYLLADTKIALDTVVRKTAKIGYEANIKGALLAPLALPETSPAVDVDAVRQHPEAFTIVDIRNRAEAKDPVFDNALLIPLPELRERAHEIPTDKPVLIHCAGGYRSAAGASIVHQALPGAEVLDLGEAITEFQKQAVH; this is encoded by the coding sequence ATGCCTCCCCTCCCCAGTAGCACGGCCTCGGCCGTGCAAATTCAGCAGTTTTACGACAAGGGCCTGGCCCACGCCAGCTACGCCGTGCGCTGCGGCCGCCAGGTCGCCGTCATCGACCCGGGCCGTGACCCCCAGCCCTACTACGATTTTGCCGACGAGCACGAGGCCGACATCGTGGCCGTGATTGAGACCCACCCGCACGCCGATTTCGTGTCGTCGCACCTGGAAATAGCCCAGGAAACCGAGGCCACCATCTACTGCAGCAAGCTGGTGGGCGCCAAATACCCCCACAAATCCTTCGACGACGGCGACCGCCTCAAGCTGGGCAGCGTGGAGCTGCACGCCATCAACACCCCCGGCCACTCCCCCGACAGCATCAGCATTTTGCTGATGGACGAGCTGGCCCAGAGCCGCGCCGTGTTCACGGGCGACACTTTATTTGTGGGCGACGTGGGCCGGCCCGACCTGCGCGAGGACGAGGCCATTGGCGGCCACAAGCGCGAAGAGCTGGCCGCCGAGCTCTACCGCAGCACCCGCAACAAACTCATGACCCTGCCCGGCAGCACCCGCGTGTACCCGGCGCACGGCCCCGGCAGCCTCTGCGGCAAAACCACCAGCCCCGACCTCGACAGCACCATTGCCAAGGAGCTCAAGACCAATTACGCCCTGCAGCCCATGTCGCAGGACGAGTTTATTAAGGTACTGCTCGAAGACCAGCCCTTCGTGCCCAAGTATTTCGGGCACGACGTGAAACTGAACAAGGCGGGCGCCCCCAGCTTCGAGGACAGCATCCGGGCCGTGCCGCACCCGGGCAGCAACGTGATGCTGGAGCCCGGCGTGCTCATCATCGACACGCGGCCGGCGGCCAAGTTCCGCGCCGGCCACCTACCCGGCGCCATCAACCTGCAGGACGGCGGCAAGTTTGAAACCTGGCTGGGCTCGGTGGTGGGCCCCGGCGAGAAGTTTTACCTGCTGGCCGACACCAAAATAGCCCTGGACACGGTGGTACGCAAAACCGCCAAAATCGGCTACGAGGCCAACATCAAAGGTGCCCTGCTGGCCCCGCTGGCTCTGCCCGAAACCTCCCCCGCCGTGGACGTGGACGCCGTGCGCCAGCACCCCGAGGCTTTCACCATCGTCGACATCCGCAACCGGGCCGAGGCCAAAGACCCGGTGTTCGACAACGCCCTGCTCATTCCGCTGCCCGAGCTGCGCGAGCGCGCCCACGAAATCCCCACCGACAAGCCCGTGCTCATTCACTGCGCCGGTGGCTACCGCTCGGCGGCCGGCGCCAGCATCGTGCACCAGGCCCTTCCCGGCGCCGAGGTGCTGGATTTGGGCGAAGCCATTACGGAGTTTCAGAAGCAGGCCGTGCATTAG
- a CDS encoding GNAT family N-acetyltransferase: MQQPRVQLRKAEVSDLESLFRFQLDEEGIFLAAFTPKAPSDKAAYFEKYTRHLQDPTINTQAILVDGRVAGSIAKFEIAGDAEITYWLDKSFWGQGIATAALTAFLAIEGARPIFGRVAFDNLGSQKVLEKCGFVKVGTDKGFANARQAEIEEFIYKLDE, translated from the coding sequence ATGCAGCAGCCCCGAGTGCAACTGAGAAAAGCCGAAGTATCCGACCTGGAATCCCTCTTCCGGTTTCAGCTCGACGAAGAAGGCATTTTCCTGGCGGCGTTTACGCCCAAAGCCCCTTCCGACAAAGCCGCTTATTTCGAGAAATACACCCGGCACCTGCAAGACCCCACCATCAATACGCAGGCCATTTTGGTTGACGGCCGGGTTGCGGGCAGCATTGCCAAATTCGAGATTGCCGGCGATGCCGAAATCACCTACTGGCTGGATAAAAGCTTTTGGGGGCAGGGCATTGCGACGGCGGCCCTCACCGCTTTTCTCGCTATTGAAGGAGCCCGACCAATTTTTGGCCGGGTTGCGTTCGACAACCTGGGCTCGCAGAAAGTGTTGGAAAAATGCGGCTTTGTGAAGGTTGGCACCGACAAAGGCTTCGCCAATGCCCGGCAAGCGGAGATAGAAGAATTCATTTACAAATTGGACGAATAA
- the sbcD gene encoding exonuclease subunit SbcD, whose amino-acid sequence MRVLHTADWHLGQHFLTGQERTTEQQAFLDWLLLTVQDQGIDALVIAGDIFDTQTPSYTAQELYYTFLVKMQATGCRDIVVVGGNHDSPTMLNASRQLLRQLRIHVVGGVPTDPAEQILHLNRADGGPGLVVCAVPFLRDRDIRLAVAGETLDDRQLRIRQSIADHYAALAESDAVRRLREQDVPVLATGHLYAAGGEAREGAERDVHIGGLGLIGAEHFPAAFDYVALGHLHRPQVVGGRAHIRYSGSPVPLSFTEADDKQQVLLLEFEGAGAPRISSIPVPVTRRLQRFHGTLEEVEADILAFDNAAFQLVAWADVLVRSDETPAEVQRRVQAVLQLQKQQVVAPRGVRHQRATEAPDLAETAIPLALLHELTVDEVFGRRVAGLPPERAAALTATFGELRQLLAEADPLAWGGQE is encoded by the coding sequence ATGCGCGTCCTTCACACCGCCGATTGGCATCTTGGCCAGCACTTTCTCACGGGCCAGGAACGCACCACCGAGCAGCAGGCTTTCCTCGACTGGCTCCTGCTGACCGTGCAGGACCAGGGCATTGACGCCCTGGTAATTGCCGGCGACATTTTCGATACCCAAACGCCGTCGTACACGGCGCAGGAGCTGTATTATACCTTCCTGGTGAAGATGCAAGCCACCGGCTGCCGCGACATTGTGGTGGTGGGCGGCAACCACGACTCGCCCACCATGCTCAACGCCTCGCGGCAGTTGCTGCGGCAGCTGCGCATTCACGTGGTGGGCGGCGTGCCCACCGACCCCGCCGAGCAAATCCTGCACCTCAACCGCGCCGACGGTGGGCCCGGCCTGGTGGTATGCGCCGTGCCCTTTCTGCGCGACCGCGACATTCGCCTGGCCGTGGCCGGCGAGACGCTGGACGACCGCCAACTCCGCATCCGCCAGAGCATTGCCGACCACTACGCCGCCCTGGCCGAGAGTGACGCCGTGCGCCGCCTGCGCGAGCAGGACGTGCCCGTGCTGGCCACCGGCCACCTCTACGCGGCCGGCGGCGAAGCCCGCGAGGGCGCCGAGCGCGACGTGCACATCGGCGGCCTTGGCCTAATTGGAGCCGAGCATTTTCCGGCCGCGTTCGACTACGTGGCCCTGGGCCACCTGCACCGCCCGCAGGTGGTGGGCGGCCGGGCGCACATCCGCTACTCGGGCTCGCCGGTGCCGTTGTCCTTCACCGAGGCCGACGACAAGCAGCAGGTGCTGCTGCTGGAATTTGAAGGAGCCGGCGCCCCCCGCATCAGCAGCATCCCGGTGCCCGTGACGCGCCGTTTGCAGCGCTTTCATGGCACCCTGGAGGAAGTAGAGGCCGACATTCTGGCCTTCGACAACGCCGCCTTCCAGTTGGTGGCCTGGGCCGACGTGCTGGTGCGCTCCGACGAGACGCCCGCCGAAGTGCAGCGCCGGGTGCAGGCCGTGCTGCAGCTACAAAAGCAGCAGGTGGTGGCCCCGCGCGGCGTGCGCCACCAGCGCGCCACCGAAGCGCCCGACCTGGCCGAAACCGCCATTCCGCTGGCCCTGCTGCACGAGCTGACCGTGGACGAGGTGTTTGGCCGGCGCGTGGCGGGCCTGCCGCCGGAGCGGGCCGCGGCCCTCACCGCCACGTTTGGCGAGCTGCGCCAGCTGCTGGCCGAGGCCGACCCGCTGGCCTGGGGCGGCCAGGAATAA
- a CDS encoding alpha/beta fold hydrolase yields the protein MNFIRRGAGKPLLLLHGIGGSWRSWQTILEDLATRREVIAVDLPGFGNTPPLAGPVTIGTLADAVTDFLREQHLLGIDAVGSSMGARLVLELARRGGVLGAVVSLDPGGFWQGWEIPVFYHSVSISTKLVRVLQPAMPFLTGNAATRSLLFAQFSARPWAIPAYAALDEMRSFAHSPSFDELLWNLAHGEVQQGAPRGTISSPLVIGWGRQDKVCLPGQAKRALERFPDARLYWFDRCGHFPQWDQPAETVRLILAATAGESFQEAEFARPAHREETTRVAPVAVAAGVAALVLGGIWLLARKPAATR from the coding sequence ATGAACTTTATTCGACGCGGGGCGGGCAAGCCGCTCCTGCTGCTACACGGCATTGGCGGCAGCTGGCGCTCCTGGCAAACCATTCTGGAAGACCTGGCCACTCGGCGCGAGGTCATTGCCGTCGACCTGCCCGGTTTTGGCAACACGCCGCCGCTGGCCGGTCCGGTCACCATCGGCACCCTGGCCGATGCCGTGACGGACTTCCTGCGCGAGCAACACCTGCTGGGCATCGACGCCGTGGGCAGCTCCATGGGCGCCCGGCTGGTGCTGGAACTGGCCCGGCGGGGCGGCGTGCTGGGGGCGGTGGTGTCGCTCGACCCCGGCGGCTTTTGGCAAGGCTGGGAAATTCCGGTTTTCTACCACAGCGTCTCGATTTCGACCAAGCTCGTGCGTGTCCTGCAGCCCGCAATGCCCTTCCTGACCGGAAACGCCGCTACTCGCTCGCTGCTGTTTGCGCAGTTCTCGGCCCGGCCGTGGGCCATTCCGGCCTACGCGGCGCTCGACGAGATGCGCAGCTTCGCGCATTCCCCTTCGTTCGATGAATTGCTCTGGAACCTAGCCCACGGCGAAGTGCAGCAAGGGGCGCCGCGGGGCACCATCAGCAGCCCGCTGGTCATCGGCTGGGGCCGGCAGGACAAGGTGTGCTTGCCCGGCCAGGCCAAACGCGCCCTGGAAAGATTCCCGGATGCCCGCCTGTATTGGTTCGACCGCTGCGGCCATTTTCCGCAGTGGGACCAGCCCGCCGAAACCGTTCGCCTGATTCTGGCTGCTACCGCCGGAGAATCATTTCAGGAAGCCGAATTTGCCCGGCCGGCACATCGGGAAGAAACCACGCGAGTTGCTCCTGTCGCGGTGGCGGCAGGTGTGGCGGCGCTGGTGTTGGGCGGCATCTGGCTGTTGGCCAGAAAGCCAGCAGCTACCAGGTAA